The proteins below come from a single Verrucomicrobiota bacterium genomic window:
- a CDS encoding PfkB family carbohydrate kinase, whose amino-acid sequence MDKQRFKELTGNYRRLKVAVIGDFCLDRYLEIDPRKAEVSIETGLPVHNVVRVRPQPGGAGTIVNNLVALGIAEIYPVGFCGEDGEGYELQRALGKPRSVCLDYFFATPMRRTFTYCKPLLLQPGVPPKELNRLDSKNWTPTPAALSRKIANAIRPLARRVDAIIVLEQVDRANTGVVTTALLKTLAGITRTNPALPIVADSRRGLRHFPPLIFKMNTTELGKMSRTSGQIQTEQIKANLGSFAKRQGRAVYVTAAEAGMMGATPDGRVEHVPALPLRGPIDIVGAGDSVTANLASALAAGASLRESMELANAAASVVIHKLGTTGTAALPEIKPLI is encoded by the coding sequence ATGGACAAGCAACGCTTCAAAGAACTGACGGGCAATTATCGGCGGTTGAAGGTCGCGGTCATCGGCGACTTCTGCCTGGACCGCTACCTGGAGATTGATCCACGCAAAGCGGAGGTTTCCATTGAGACCGGGCTGCCCGTCCATAACGTCGTGCGGGTGCGCCCCCAACCCGGCGGGGCCGGGACCATCGTGAATAATCTGGTCGCCCTGGGAATCGCGGAAATCTATCCAGTGGGCTTTTGCGGGGAAGATGGTGAAGGCTACGAATTGCAGCGCGCGCTGGGCAAACCGCGTTCCGTTTGCCTCGATTATTTCTTTGCCACCCCGATGCGGAGGACCTTTACCTATTGCAAGCCGCTGTTGTTGCAACCGGGCGTTCCGCCCAAGGAATTGAATCGCCTGGACAGCAAAAACTGGACGCCCACACCCGCTGCCTTGAGCCGGAAAATCGCCAATGCCATCCGCCCACTGGCCCGGCGAGTGGATGCCATCATCGTATTGGAACAGGTAGACCGCGCCAACACTGGCGTGGTCACCACGGCGTTGCTCAAGACGCTTGCTGGCATCACCCGGACGAATCCCGCCCTGCCCATTGTGGCGGATAGCCGGCGCGGTCTTCGTCATTTCCCGCCGCTGATCTTCAAGATGAACACGACGGAACTCGGGAAAATGAGCCGGACATCGGGCCAGATACAAACCGAACAGATCAAGGCAAATCTTGGCTCCTTTGCCAAGCGTCAGGGGCGAGCAGTCTATGTCACCGCCGCCGAAGCCGGCATGATGGGTGCAACCCCGGATGGGCGCGTAGAGCACGTCCCTGCCCTGCCCTTGCGCGGGCCGATTGATATTGTGGGCGCGGGTGATTCCGTTACCGCCAATCTGGCATCCGCCCTGGCTGCCGGGGCTTCGTTGCGGGAATCCATGGAACTTGCCAACGCCGCTGCCTCCGTCGTCATTCACAAACTGGGCACCACTGGCACCGCCGCACTGCCGGAAATCAAACCGTTGATTTAG
- a CDS encoding FAD:protein FMN transferase, producing MRIVALAAAALALLAGCVTHPKLVEERFEFQRPQMGVPFRIVLYATNQAHADLAANAAYARISQLNDILTDYDSGSELSRLSKTAGTGQAIKLSDDLWRVLAAAQTIARKSDGAFDVTVGPVVGLWRKIRRVKQMPPQDVIDDFRKPVGYEKLVLDERVHTSTLTVPGMKLDVGGIAKGYAADEAIKVLRTNGVPRALVAGSGDITVSDAPPGKAGWRIEIAPLDVTNAPPSRFVYLQNQALASSGDVFQHVEIGGVRYSHIVDPKTGIGLTGHNLVTIIARDGTTADAFATAVCVLGPAKGMALAEKQPGMSAKMVRLVNGTVEEFTTKSFGK from the coding sequence ATGAGAATCGTTGCCCTTGCAGCCGCCGCCCTGGCGCTACTCGCCGGTTGCGTCACTCACCCAAAATTGGTGGAGGAACGCTTTGAATTCCAGCGCCCGCAGATGGGGGTGCCATTTCGGATCGTTCTCTACGCCACTAACCAGGCCCATGCCGACCTGGCGGCCAACGCAGCCTATGCGCGCATCAGCCAGTTGAATGATATTCTTACGGATTACGATTCCGGCAGCGAACTCTCCCGCCTATCCAAAACCGCCGGCACCGGCCAGGCAATCAAACTCAGCGACGATCTCTGGCGGGTGCTCGCCGCCGCTCAGACGATTGCCCGGAAAAGCGACGGAGCCTTTGATGTAACGGTTGGCCCGGTCGTGGGGCTCTGGCGCAAAATCCGGCGCGTCAAGCAGATGCCACCGCAGGACGTCATTGACGACTTCCGAAAACCGGTCGGCTACGAGAAACTGGTGCTGGATGAACGCGTGCACACCTCCACCCTTACGGTGCCGGGTATGAAACTGGATGTGGGCGGGATTGCCAAGGGGTACGCGGCGGATGAAGCCATCAAGGTGTTGCGGACAAATGGCGTGCCGCGCGCGCTGGTGGCGGGCAGTGGCGACATCACCGTCAGCGATGCCCCGCCCGGAAAAGCCGGCTGGCGTATCGAAATCGCCCCCCTCGATGTTACCAACGCGCCACCTAGTCGCTTTGTGTATTTGCAGAACCAGGCGTTGGCCAGCTCGGGTGACGTATTTCAGCACGTGGAAATCGGCGGCGTCCGGTATTCCCACATCGTTGATCCCAAGACCGGCATCGGGCTCACCGGCCACAACCTGGTGACCATTATCGCGCGCGACGGCACCACGGCGGATGCCTTTGCGACCGCCGTCTGTGTGTTGGGTCCAGCCAAGGGAATGGCTTTGGCGGAAAAGCAGCCGGGCATGTCCGCCAAAATGGTCCGACTGGTCAACGGGACGGTGGAAGAATTCACCACCAAGTCTTTCGGCAAGTAG